The following DNA comes from Streptomyces sp. Ag109_O5-10.
GCAGGGCCGCGGGGATCTCCACGAACGGCAGCACACCGATGGCGAGGGCGACCGTCCGGCCGCGCAGCACCTCGCCGTCCGCCGTCGTCGCCTCGAAACCGCCGGTGTGCGGCGCGACCCGGGTGACCACGCGTTCGTCGACGGGCGGCGCGGCGTTGCGGGCGAACCACAGGCCGTACTCGGCGAACATCTCCAGTGGGATCGGCTGCCCGTGCCGGACGGTCACGCCGCGGCCCGCGCAGCACACGTCCAGCCGCCAACGCGCCTCGGGGTCCGACAGGTCGGAGGCCCAGGGCTCGGACTTGAGGAACATCCCGCGGGGCATGTGGTCGCGCCAGGACGCCATCGGGCGGCCGAAGACCCGCACGTTCAGGCCCGCCGCGGCGGCGTGGGACGCGATGGACAGGCCGTACGGGCCCGCTCCCACCACCAGCAGGTCGTACATCAGCAGCTGCTCGCTTTCTCGTCGTCGGACCGGTCGGGCTGACCAGAGAGGGCGGAGACGCCGGGCGCGGCGGGGACACCGGCCCCACCGGCCGATTCCTCGTCCCGGGCGGCGGGCACGAGGGGTTCCGCGGTCTGGGGGGCGGGCACGAGGGGCTCCCCGGCCTGGCGGACCACGGGCGCGTGCGGCCGCGGCGCCCGGTCGGCGGTCCCGTCGCGCAGCCGGTCCAGCAGCCGGGCCGCCACGTGCCGGCCCCACAGCGCCCACATCGCGAGGCCTGGACCCCGGTCGTCCGGCGCGGACCAGGCCAGCTCCCGCCCGCGCGGCGCCGGCCGCAGCGCCCTCAGCGGCGCGTAGTTCTCCACCACGAACGCCCGCCCGGCCAGCGGTGCCCCGTCCGGTAGCGGACGGTGCGTCAGGTCCAGGTGCAGGGCGCGTACGACGTCCAGGCCGGCGCTGTCCGCGAAGAGCCGGAACTGGGCGCCCGGACGGGGGTTGAAGTCGAGGAGGTGGTAGCGGCCGGTGCCGCCGCAGCGCCGGAAGTCCAGGTCGAAGATGCCCCGGTAGCCGAGCTCGCCGGTGAGCCGCTCGGCCAGCTCCCGCACCTGCGGGTTCGGCGTCCACAGGCCGACCGCGGTCAGCCCGGCTCCGCGCGGCCAGGCGCGCTGCTTGCGGCCGGGGCCGCCCGCGCGCACCTGCCCGGTGCGGTCGGCGTAGCCGTGGAAGAACCAGTCGCGGTCCTGGCCCGGCGGCAGGAACTCCTGCAGCAGCAGCCTGCTGCCCGCCTCCTCGCTGCGCAGGAACAGCTCCACCGCCTCCCGAGCCGAGCGCACCACGACCGTGCTGCGCAGCCCGGATGCGGCCGGCAGCAGCCAGGGCCGGCTCCACTTGGCGATCACCGGCAGCCCGAGCCGCCGGACCGCGGCGGCGGTCTCCTCGGTGCTGTCCGGGACCAGCGTCGGCGGGTGCGGGACGCCGGCCGCCGCGCACACCTCGGCCAGCTCGGCCTTGTCGGCGACACGCTCGGGCAGCGTGCCGGGCTGCTGCGGGAGCAGGTAGGCGGGCGCGAGGTCCGCGCGGAACCGGCCGGCCGCGACGGCGCTCGCGTCGTCCATCGGGATCAGCACGGCCGGGCGGGCGATCCGCGCCGCCACCCGGCGCAGCACGGCGACGATCTCGGTGGGCGACGCGCCCGGCGCCGGCGGCGGGTGCAGCCGCCGTACGAAGCGGGACCTGCGGACCGGGCTGCCCGCGGAGTCGGCGACCACGTGGACCTCCACCCCGGCTCTGCCGAGCGAGCGCACGGCCCCCAGGGTGCCGTGGTGAAAGGGGTTCCGGTCGATCCGCAGCAGAACCGCGGGAACCCGGATGTCTAGCAGCGACACGGACCATTTCCTTTGCGTCGGTTCACCCGTGCGGTCGTCCGGGGCACCCGAAAGCCGCAGCCGCACTGGCGTAATTCATATTGATATGACTAAGTGTCAGTAAGTGGCACTTCCTCAGGAGTGCTGCGAACAGACGAGCAAACGGACTGTCAACGACGGAGAAAGGAGCAGGCATGACCCCACAGCGGCGAGAGCGAACGCGGTTCCGGCGGTATCGGCCGGCCGTGGCCGCGGCGGCCGTCGCC
Coding sequences within:
- a CDS encoding ATP-grasp domain-containing protein, coding for MSLLDIRVPAVLLRIDRNPFHHGTLGAVRSLGRAGVEVHVVADSAGSPVRRSRFVRRLHPPPAPGASPTEIVAVLRRVAARIARPAVLIPMDDASAVAAGRFRADLAPAYLLPQQPGTLPERVADKAELAEVCAAAGVPHPPTLVPDSTEETAAAVRRLGLPVIAKWSRPWLLPAASGLRSTVVVRSAREAVELFLRSEEAGSRLLLQEFLPPGQDRDWFFHGYADRTGQVRAGGPGRKQRAWPRGAGLTAVGLWTPNPQVRELAERLTGELGYRGIFDLDFRRCGGTGRYHLLDFNPRPGAQFRLFADSAGLDVVRALHLDLTHRPLPDGAPLAGRAFVVENYAPLRALRPAPRGRELAWSAPDDRGPGLAMWALWGRHVAARLLDRLRDGTADRAPRPHAPVVRQAGEPLVPAPQTAEPLVPAARDEESAGGAGVPAAPGVSALSGQPDRSDDEKASSC